Within Pygocentrus nattereri isolate fPygNat1 chromosome 17, fPygNat1.pri, whole genome shotgun sequence, the genomic segment gtaatgaaaacaaaatctaCAGCCAGtgttaaaaaagcagaaacaattCCTACCAAGCTGTTAATAGAAATGTCTCCACATGCCAACTGAACCAACGCCATGTGCTCACAGAAACAGTGATCTATCACATTTGTTGCACAGTAAAACCGTTTTCCAGCCAGAACGACAAATGTGGTAATCAGGACCCCATTTCTGATTAATGGCACTAtaattaactttaaaaaattgGAGACTTCCATATGCTTGTGATAAAATAGTGGTCTGCATATAGCAAAGTAACGATCCAGTGCCATACATAACAATAATGTGGACtgacatgtttcattataatgaatgaaaaacatttgcattaaaCAACCCAGCAGAGAAATCCCATTCCAGCCAAGTAACAAGCTGAGCAACATGTGTGGTACAAACAGCACTGGTCCACAAAAGTCCAAAACTGCCATAAGACCAATCAATATAAACATAGGAGAGTGCAGAGCCCTGTTAGATATTATCACATACAACAGCATACAGTTTGCTACAATAGACAACAAAAACATTAGAAAATAAGGAATAAATAGCAGAGGTCTCCATTCTCCTAAAGCATAAAAGCCATTCAGTTTAAACTCTGTGAAAGAAATGTTCTGCACAAAAACATCCAACAAGTGTCTCATCTTCTTGGTACAGACATTATTCTACACAAATTCAAATACAAATGCAAAAAAGTACTTTTTGAAGAATTTGTAAAGTAGATTTTTGCCTGAATTCAAATATGGAAACATGTTAAACAAAGGCATGAATACCCTAGACTCAGCTGTGCGGCTAAAAGATGGATAAAATCAGAGATCATATGATACACAAACTAATTCTCAAATCTCTGAACAACTGCTGCA encodes:
- the LOC108440369 gene encoding olfactory receptor 52K1-like gives rise to the protein MRHLLDVFVQNISFTEFKLNGFYALGEWRPLLFIPYFLMFLLSIVANCMLLYVIISNRALHSPMFILIGLMAVLDFCGPVLFVPHMLLSLLLGWNGISLLGCLMQMFFIHYNETCQSTLLLCMALDRYFAICRPLFYHKHMEVSNFLKLIIVPLIRNGVLITTFVVLAGKRFYCATNVIDHCFCEHMALVQLACGDISINSLVGIVSAFLTLAVDFVFITISYVIIFISVLKSGKTHLKALKTCVTHIIVMICTLSFALVAFLSYRIRNDFSPSSRVFLSTMYLLFPSCCNPIIYGLRTKEIRNHFLKLVKRIKIIPL